The Humulus lupulus chromosome 7, drHumLupu1.1, whole genome shotgun sequence region CTCTGCATTACCTCCGATGGGGACGGGAATTAGAATTGTTAACATGGACGGAGACGAAGGGATCGCTCCCCGCCAATTGaaaataaaatgtaaaaaatatgaaattgggAACTTAAGAGCAAAAGACCAGGTTAGATTGAATTTTTTTACTGCAAATAAGCCttgctataaatatatatttttaattaataacagGATTATAACGGTTCTCATAAAAGATTATACAAATTATATAATTGTATCCCGGTCCACTAATTAAATTTATCAGCGTTGAGCAGAATCGAAAATGTATTAATTGCTGGGATATTTGTTTGCGTCCTTTCAAGAAAGGccattaataattaattagtacTACTATCATGTAGGGCATTATCATCGCCCATCGATCGATCTCGAACTCATTAATCTGAAATCTGATGTATATGAAAATGTATATATACGCAAGCCAATTCAACCAGATACTTCATTTACATTGTACTCCAATTAAGTTACCTTGTACTATGtacataaaataaaaactaataattaTAAGGCTTCCAATATTTTTATTTGATGAGGGCCATACACGAACCTTATATGAACTGTGCCCccacttatatattaattaattcaaagaCATAAATATTTCAGATCTGAGTTATTCGTGCTAGATCTCCAAAACGATGAAAAtgaagaagattattgaagatgAAGAAATGTttggagaagaaaaaaaaacaccaaTATTTGAGATTAATATTAATAACGCGCCATGGAGAGAATGGCGCACTTGATCATACTCATGTGGAAATTTTTATAATATACCACACAAtgaggaaaaagaaaaaagatgtaCTTAACTTAACTGGTTTTAAACTACACAAACGTtacataattattattattataaatataatgtACTAAAATTAagccatatatataattataatagaAAATTCGCATTTCCTGATTGTCTTACTTTCTTAATTTTAGAACCAAGATCCGCAAGAACAGTGGGAGGAAACAACGACTCAATCTCACTCGTCAGATCAAGTAAAACTCGCCGCCGATTCGCTTTTCGCTTCGTCTTTAGGATCGTCGACTTGGGTTTTCTCGGCGCAGGCGGGCATGGAAGAACCACCGGGATTTTCGTATCCACAGAAGTTGGAGTCTTGAACCCATCATGGTCATAATAATAATCACTATTATTAcaacccttcattgtattttctTGATCATCATCAGGATGGTCTGCAAATTCTTCTACATTATTACGATTcgggattttgagcttcaaagtCGAAACCAACACCTCGAATTTATCTTCACCTTCTTTATTAACATTCTCTTCGTGATGATGATCTTGTTCTTCATGATGATCAACCACGCCTTGGCCGCCGTCACGATCTTGTACACGACAAGTGATTTGGTGTCGTTCGTGCTGGAATTCCAACGTGGGATGACGTCGAACCATGAAGTTGTTCATGAATTCCACTACATTCAGATCTTTCTCTGAGAGAAACATCTCAGAATTGGATACACCCATGAACGAAATTGACTTTATAAACTCAGAACAcatataataataacaatatatatcgatgaataatataatatttgtaAAACCCGGAATTCAAAAAGAGAATTGGATAGCGAGAGATGAAGCTAAACAGAAAAACTACAAGAACAAGATTCTCTATTTAAGCCGGCTCGATTTCTATAATAATCGTTTTTTCTACACTTATAAACTTAGAAAAATCCTTAGCTATCTTTAGCTCTAGCTATAGCtgactaataataataataagagaagaCGGTAAATTTTCAAAGGGTTATATATATAGTACTGAGAGAAACGGTACAAACAAAGAATATAATCATCAAAACTCaccacctctctctctcttttgagtgtaattttctctctctaagcaTGTTTGTTTGGACTTTAGCCCTCAAGATGTTcttgatgagagagagagagagtgagacaGGAAGACAGAGAAGATAGGGAGGTTTTGAAAACCCACTTCGGCGAAGGATCCGATGTACATGACATTTAATCCCACATTATCTCTCAaagttaatttattttatttaaaagtttttaCTTTTAAGAGAGTCAGCCATTAAGCTAGCCAGGAAAATCTCGTCTAGGTCAcagttaacttttttttttgctgTTTTCTACGAACTTTTATGAAGCAATGCACGTGGTTTACtacagagaaagaaagaaataagagAGATAAAAAAACCCATATATCATATATGATAAagttcatttttttctttctccaAGTCTTATATGTATGTAATTTGAATTTCTCACGAGATTTAGTATCCTGGTACACATATTATTATTGTATGAAAAAAGAGTTTGGTTTTTAGGGATATCAATTATAATAACTTTTGTTTTCTCAACCAAAAGAAAAACTAGTTTGTAGTTTAGCTAGGAAAATTTTGTTGTTGGATGGTTTCGAAGTCGGCTAATATTTTAAGTGTCCGGCCATATAGGAAATACTATACTTCTGTCTATATTTGTCTTTTTATTTGTATATAGATACAAAAT contains the following coding sequences:
- the LOC133791070 gene encoding uncharacterized protein LOC133791070, with the protein product MCSEFIKSISFMGVSNSEMFLSEKDLNVVEFMNNFMVRRHPTLEFQHERHQITCRVQDRDGGQGVVDHHEEQDHHHEENVNKEGEDKFEVLVSTLKLKIPNRNNVEEFADHPDDDQENTMKGCNNSDYYYDHDGFKTPTSVDTKIPVVLPCPPAPRKPKSTILKTKRKANRRRVLLDLTSEIESLFPPTVLADLGSKIKKVRQSGNANFLL